From the genome of Variovorax sp. RA8, one region includes:
- the cgtA gene encoding Obg family GTPase CgtA yields MKFVDEAFIDIAAGDGGNGCVSFRHEKYKEFGGPDGGDGGRGGHVFAVADPNLNTLVDFRFSRRHEARRGQHGMGSDMFGAAGDDITLKMPVGTIISDTETGEVLFELLTPGETIIIAKGGDGGFGNLRYKSAINRAPRQKTPGWPGERKSLKLELKVLADVGLLGMPNAGKSTLISAVSNARPRIADYPFTTLHPNLGVVRVGPEQSFVVADLPGLIEGASEGAGLGHQFLRHLQRTRLLLHVVDLAPFDETDPVAQAKAIVGELKKYDAALYEKPRWLVLNKLDMIPAEERAAKVKDFVKRLRFKGPVFEISALTREGCEPLVKAVYQHVKAQQVAEQPPTEIDPRFA; encoded by the coding sequence ATGAAGTTCGTGGACGAAGCCTTCATCGACATCGCCGCCGGCGATGGCGGCAACGGCTGCGTGTCGTTCCGTCATGAGAAGTACAAGGAATTCGGCGGGCCGGACGGCGGCGACGGCGGCCGCGGCGGCCATGTCTTCGCGGTGGCCGACCCTAACCTCAACACGCTGGTGGACTTTCGCTTTTCGCGCCGCCACGAGGCCAGGCGCGGTCAGCACGGCATGGGCTCGGACATGTTCGGCGCCGCCGGCGACGACATCACGCTCAAGATGCCGGTGGGCACCATCATCAGCGATACAGAGACCGGCGAGGTGCTGTTCGAGCTGCTGACGCCGGGCGAGACGATCATCATTGCCAAGGGTGGCGACGGCGGCTTCGGCAACCTGCGCTACAAGAGCGCCATCAACCGCGCGCCGCGCCAGAAGACGCCGGGCTGGCCCGGCGAGCGCAAGAGCCTCAAGCTCGAGTTGAAGGTGCTGGCCGACGTCGGCCTGCTGGGCATGCCCAATGCGGGCAAGTCCACCCTCATCAGCGCGGTTTCCAATGCGCGTCCGCGCATCGCAGACTACCCCTTCACCACGCTGCATCCCAATCTTGGCGTGGTGCGCGTGGGGCCCGAACAGAGTTTCGTGGTCGCCGACCTGCCAGGGCTGATCGAAGGCGCTTCGGAGGGCGCGGGCCTGGGTCACCAGTTCCTGCGCCATCTGCAGCGCACGCGGCTGCTGCTGCATGTGGTGGATTTGGCTCCCTTCGACGAGACCGATCCTGTCGCGCAGGCCAAGGCCATCGTCGGCGAGCTCAAGAAATACGACGCGGCGCTGTACGAGAAGCCGCGCTGGCTGGTGCTCAACAAGCTGGACATGATCCCGGCCGAGGAGCGCGCCGCGAAGGTGAAGGACTTCGTCAAGCGCCTGCGCTTCAAAGGTCCCGTGTTCGAGATCTCCGCACTGACGCGCGAGGGCTGCGAGCCGCTGGTGAAGGCCGTTTATCAGCACGTCAAGGCGCAGCAGGTGGCCGAGCAGCCGCCGACCGAGATTGACCCGCGCTTCGCCTGA
- the rpmA gene encoding 50S ribosomal protein L27, which yields MAQKKGGGSTRNGRDSKPKMLGVKAFGGELISAGSIIVRQRGTQFHPGTNVGVGKDHTLFALVDGHVSFGTKGALNKHTVSVTPA from the coding sequence ATGGCACAGAAAAAAGGCGGCGGCTCTACGCGAAACGGGCGCGATTCCAAGCCCAAGATGCTCGGTGTGAAGGCCTTCGGCGGCGAGCTGATCAGCGCAGGCTCGATCATCGTGCGCCAGCGTGGCACACAGTTCCACCCCGGCACCAACGTCGGCGTGGGCAAGGACCACACGCTGTTCGCCCTGGTGGACGGCCACGTGTCGTTCGGAACCAAGGGCGCGCTCAACAAGCACACGGTCAGCGTGACGCCGGCCTGA